From the Lactuca sativa cultivar Salinas chromosome 9, Lsat_Salinas_v11, whole genome shotgun sequence genome, the window ttggagaaccaagacgcaccctgaagttggttaaacaaatcatcaatcctcgaaagcggataatggttcttcaccgtcaacttgttcagctcccgataatcaacgCACCTCCTGTAGGAgacatccttcttctttacaaataatatcggtgctccccatggtgaaataCACGGACTAATAAATCCGTTGTCtctgcagttgtgtagacaactcttgcatctctagcggtgccaaccgatagggtgccttggctatccaAGCCACACCAGGAACTAGATCAATACAAAAATACACCTGTCTCTCCGGGGGCACTCTTGTTAAGTCCTCCAGAAACACATATGCATAATCCTAAAAAATGGGAACATCGTCAATCGTCCTCTTCTTTTCCTCTCTGGTATCCACTACATAAGCCACAAACCCGGAACAACCTTGCTGTAAATATCTCCGAGCCATCACAGCTGAATAGAGATTCGGTCCACACTGAGCACCCTCTCCatgaataactagttctcccccacttggcttTCAAACCATAATTAACTGGTGCCCGCAATCAATCATAGCCCCATTAGGGCCTAACCATTCCATTCCCACCTCCACCTTGATCTTGTAcaaaggaataggaaccaaataaATTGGGTACCTCTCGCTGAATAGCTCCAGAACAAAACCTCTATGTACCCTCGATACCTGTATAAAAAAATCATCGGAAATCTCTACCTCTAATGGATAATCAAGCTCCCTTGGAGCATACCCGAACCTCTTGCTAggcgcaagagacacaaatgatcgggtggcacccgaatcaaacagaaCTATGGCTAGAACATCGTTCACTAGGAACGTCACTTCATACACCAATCATAATAATAAGCATAAACATCAAAACAATAAATGAAATAAAGAGAAAATACGTAGTTGTAACTACATATGGTGTTGCGCGAGCCTACTCGGCTAACAGCTGGAAAGCTCGACTCCTCACAACTAGCGAATCCACCTTCCCTGGCAGCCTTCAGTAATCCTCAACAACATTGGAGCGGGTGCTGCAACTGCTCCTCCAACCAAACACGGGCAATTGGATTTCTTGTGGCACCTCTGATTACAATGGAACAAAATTAGATCAAATACCTGGGGTGGTGGGGCAACCCCTGCTAAAGTGTCtggtcttgccgcacttgtagcagtcgGACCCACCCATCCTACAAACTCCATCGTGCGCCATGCCGTAAGTGCCACAACGGCTGCAGCCCTGATGGCCTCTCGATCGTGAATCAACAAACTTGGGCTTCGTGCCTGAGCCCTCTGATACTTGAGTCCGAACTGACTTCCTCTTCCTCatagtctccaactcaatctcttgCTCATGAGCCTGATCGATCATATCATCCAATGTATTGCAGCTAGACATACTCAGAAACTCCCGAATTTCATCCTTTAGTAtatcatggtaccgagccttcttcatctcctcactTGCCACATATTGCGGAACTAGAAAAGCCCTATCCCTGAACATAGCGGTAATCCCCGCCACTGTCTCAGTAGTCTGGAaaaggtcctggaactccctcgccAACTGTTGGACTTCgatcactggtgcaaactccacCCTAAAACTTAAAGAAAAATCATCCCAAGTCATCGCGTCGACATACTCGCCTCCCAAGGCGTagcctacctcctcccaccaatcatgaGCTTTGTCTTTCAAAAGATAGGATGCAAGTCTAACCTTCACCTCCTCAGGATAGAGGCTAGATCTGAAGGAATTCGAGATGTCCTCTAACCACCGTATgatagcaatggggtccttcttccCAAAGAAATCAGGAGCCCTGCACGCACAAAACTTGCAAAACATCAAAGAGCATGCACCTATCATAGCCATTGTCTCGACATGGAATGTGCCCAGACGCTCATCCAAAATCTTCATAacgccctccttgatcgaaccaaagaacACATAAGTCTACTCCAAAATGTTGTGGGTAATCTCATATGAAATGAGCTCCCGCATCCGATCAACCAAGGATCCAGCTCCAGAGCCCGAAACCGACCCCTCACTAGAACTTGAACCACATCGAGTGACCACCATATAGAAAATAAACCATACAAACCATCAGGAAAACATTTGAAGAATTTCACACGAAATGGGTCCCTTAGTATCCTCGTGGCTCCCTTGACAGGGGTACGAATCATgtgtttttagtagtacgggcccaatactatgtTCCACACTTATCCGTACCTACCATAAGAGTCACCCCAATTCCCCTAAGTGACCTCAATATTCCATAACCGTGCTAACTCACACATCTACTAATGCTAATATGCTTCCAAGGTTCTCCTAGGATTCCCTTCCCACCATTCTCCGCCATTAGCTGCAGAAGAAACCCCCACTAATACCCTCTAACTACCTTACACATATGACTACATGCCATAGATACAAGATAATTCTATGACTGTCaagtctcacactacaacggttggactcaaacaagagctgcgcaataaagctaaacctaaccttctaaaattatctaattttTGTAACATGTAACCTAACATATTTGGTTGATAGCTAACTAGTATTAGCAGTGGTTTGTAAAAGCACAAAGAAAGTAGCATTTGAGCATTAAGTTCAAACCAAAGCACTGCCTAACAGGCCATCCTAACATATCATATGTAATCcaaactagcatgcagttctagaGGCTCATACAGTAAGCATAAAAAGGCATATCTCCTATCACAAAATTCTGAgcaaatccttagccctaacctagcatgctattctCATATTCACATACCAAATCAATAAATATGTATGGGTATTtgggaacacttacttgagctttaccgattgcatgcatcacaccatTTCTTTCTAGTAGTAACCTTTTTaggaaaattatttatttattataaacttaccaaatcctcggtttgagtttagacacacccgagagtgtatccgaatccctcaaaccaaggctctgataccaacttgaaacatcccaaaaatcataggtaaaattttcatttttttaattcaacCCAAACCATCAAATATTCATATCAGACCATCCAAAAGTATGTCATAGTAAAATAGTTATCATAGTACAATTCCTAAGATCATAAAAGTGTGGAAAAATATGGGCGAATGTGCTGTGATGAATTCGGGCCCTACACTTTTGAAGTGCGAGTACCTGAAACAGAAAGTTAaaccataagcataaagcttaataAGTTCCCCAAATGCCTCATACCacacatatcatacacataatACATATCATACTAAAACATGtaacgagtctatttcacccctgagtCCCTTCCGAATTGCTGAGTCCCTTCCAACTTGTTGGGTCCCTTCTAAATCTCTGAGTCCCTTCTGACAATCTGAGTCCCTTCTAACTcattcagtatctttcaaccggtgcgtgtctatttcacccctactgcttaacatacaatcatactagcaagagtcacaaagacaccAATCTCATACATACATACCAGTAACTGTCACACAGATCACTACTATCCTACTATATAATTTGGTgggttgacattggtgccttcgacaaaCAGGTACAATGAGGAGGCTTACCTCAATCTGAAGATAGACAAATCACACTCCCAAGCTGTTGCTACCATGACTCCTCACACTAAACATTCCAAATAAACCCTAATAAATAATCAGGTTAATAACCCATAAAAGATCCAGATTACCATCTAACATGCttaagggtaaaataccatttcacCCTTCCCTTAACGGGCCCTTCGAACCATGGCCCAAGCCCAAAGACTTAAGCTCGAACAAGGCCTTAGAGACCTAAGGCCCAAAAATGTCCTAAAAGACTTAAAACCTAAAAAGGTTCCtagtgagtacgctaagcgtaccacctAAGTACGCCCCGACATACAACCTGCACCACCAAAGGGAAAACGGGGGCTCAAATGTGTACACTCATCGTACGCTTATGTATGCCTCGTGTACTCTCTAGATTGCCAAacgtcattaagcacttaatacctTAGGTCCAAACGTCTAATTTGCAGATCTAGCTCTTGGGGTATGTCTTAAATGCTAATGTCATCAACTTGATTCCTTTGCATGGCCAGTGGCGGACGCAAAACATTTGAAGAGGGGTGTCACTCGTATACGAAGGTGGTGCACCTAAcacgatttttttatttttttattttttttattaatatttttacaCTACGGGGCGGAATCGGAGCAGTGGCACAGGACCCCAAATGCTCTTCACAGGTCCGCCACTGTGCATGGCTCAAAGAGACCCAACATGCATTTCTAACATTATAACATCATATTAATACTAtcaactcatgcatggttgagcTTATCCCATCGAGATGCCATTTTTATGATTCTACAACTCCAAAAATACCAAGAAATGACTAATACATGTTCTGGAGTAACTCTTACTCACAAGCTCTAAGCAAACTAATCCTTCTCCAATGTGCTATTCTTCCTCagaatgcaccaaaacacacatcAATACACACAGACATACAAGGATTAAATCTCTATAAAAa encodes:
- the LOC128129192 gene encoding uncharacterized protein LOC128129192, with the translated sequence MAMIGACSLMFCKFCACRAPDFFGKKDPIAIIRWLEDISNSFRSSLYPEEVKVRLASYLLKDKAHDWWEEVGYALGGEYVDAMTWDDFSLSFRVEFAPVIEVQQLAREFQDLFQTTETVAGITAMFRDRAFLVPQYVASEEMKKARYHDILKDEIREFLSMSSCNTLDDMIDQAHEQEIELETMRKRKSVRTQVSEGSGTKPKFVDSRSRGHQGCSRCGTYGMAHDGVCRMGGSDCYKCGKTRHFSRGCPTTPVTFLVNDVLAIVLFDSGATRSFVSLAPSKRFGYAPRELDYPLEVEISDDFFIQVSRVHRGFVLELFSERYPIYLVPIPLYKIKVEVGMEWLGPNGAMIDCGHQLIMV